One window from the genome of Candidatus Didemnitutus sp. encodes:
- a CDS encoding LacI family DNA-binding transcriptional regulator — MASKPVGRVTIHDVAKAANVSTSTVSLVLNGKLDRMRPDTQERVLKAVADLGYSTNEMARALKTGYVPTIGLVVPTVANPFWGEFARCVEHAAMAKNYQVLLCNAEGNPEREQRYVESMLARGIRGVILGSSPLSLRHMAGVVKRGLQAVAFDRLTLNDAGLELDSVRVDNGLGAKLAIEHLLSLGHRRIAFVSGPINSANRRDRLDGYRDTLRSAGIVPDARLEWTGNAKAGDDEEVVTEIGRAAAVALLKQPEPPTAFFAINDMTAVGIYAGCRELGLSIPRDISVVGFDDIHLCEIMDPPITTVRQPLVELMKSAVELLIDRMEGKHAEPPAHLTLTPELVLRRSTGRPGF, encoded by the coding sequence ATGGCGAGCAAACCGGTGGGACGAGTCACGATTCACGACGTCGCGAAGGCGGCGAACGTCTCCACGTCGACGGTGTCGCTCGTGCTCAACGGCAAACTCGACCGCATGCGTCCGGACACGCAGGAGCGCGTGCTGAAGGCGGTTGCCGATCTCGGCTACTCGACCAACGAAATGGCCCGCGCGCTGAAGACCGGTTACGTGCCGACCATCGGGCTCGTCGTGCCGACGGTGGCGAATCCGTTTTGGGGCGAGTTCGCGCGCTGCGTCGAGCACGCGGCGATGGCAAAAAATTACCAAGTGCTGTTGTGCAACGCCGAGGGCAATCCCGAGCGCGAACAGCGCTATGTGGAGTCGATGCTCGCGCGCGGCATCCGCGGCGTGATCCTCGGCTCGTCGCCGCTGTCACTGCGCCACATGGCCGGCGTGGTGAAGCGGGGCTTGCAGGCGGTGGCGTTCGACCGGTTGACCCTGAACGATGCCGGGCTCGAACTCGACAGTGTGCGCGTGGACAACGGTCTCGGCGCGAAGCTCGCCATCGAGCACCTCCTGTCGCTCGGGCATCGCCGCATCGCGTTCGTGTCCGGACCGATCAATTCCGCGAATCGTCGCGACCGCCTGGACGGGTATCGCGACACTTTGCGCTCTGCGGGCATCGTGCCGGACGCGCGCTTGGAGTGGACCGGAAACGCCAAGGCCGGAGACGACGAGGAGGTTGTCACCGAGATCGGGCGCGCTGCTGCGGTCGCGTTGCTGAAACAGCCGGAGCCGCCCACGGCATTTTTTGCGATCAACGACATGACGGCGGTCGGCATCTACGCCGGCTGCCGGGAGCTCGGATTGAGCATCCCGCGCGACATTTCGGTCGTGGGTTTCGATGACATCCACCTCTGCGAGATCATGGATCCGCCGATCACGACGGTCCGTCAGCCTTTGGTGGAGCTGATGAAATCGGCCGTCGAGCTCCTGATCGATCGCATGGAGGGGAAGCACGCCGAGCCGCCGGCACATCTGACGCTCACGCCGGAACTCGTGTTGCGGCGCTCGACGGGGCGTCCGGGTTTTTGA